The nucleotide sequence GTGAAAGCGACACCATGTCATctagatatatatgtatcttaATATAGAAATTCATATAGTCAACAACTCCTTACCTTATAAACTGGAAAGTGCCTTTCACATATATAGCAATATAGAAAGTGGCAATGGCCCCAAAGTTTCCAATAAACATGGCGCCAGGACCGACGCTCCTTAAAAATATGTgcgataaaattatttatgttccATAAACTGTCACGTACATGGCCACTGCTAAGTTGACCCCATCGAGTTAATCGCGTGTTGTTTGGTTGACAAGCTATATATGACCTAAATGTGTTTGTAAGATGTTCACCGCacctaattaaataaatattgaaagtaTAAGAAATTTACTTTGGTAAAAATAAGCTCACTTTGAACAGCGAAACAATCCTGCCAAACTGTAAAAATGCCCCCGCAACGCTTCCGGCTCTGGTTCACAAAGGCTTTGAATAAGTTTTATCCACAGACGTGGTGCTAGACGTTCTTTTTTGTCACGTACCATTTCCAGTTCCAAATTCGTAAACATAGCTGCCAGACGTGTAATTATGGAGTCATTCAAGCGGGAAAGATTTATAGAGGAACGTACAACGTCGCAGAGCCGGGCATGACAAAATGATAAACATTCAATCACTAACGGTTCCATCTTCaaataaaagataataataGTGGAGTTGCAAAAATCAGatataaataaatggaaatataatatacatatttctctAAGAGACTTCTTTAACCGACTGGATAGAAGCATTTTCTTAATACGTCTATCTTAAGAAACCAAGTGatataaagtgaaaaaattaaggtAATGGGAACAAGAGGCAGAAATACTCATACTTATTAATTAGTACTATGTTTCACAAGCTCGTTTTTCAAACGCAataagttttcatatttttcaaggACGAATAGCTGAAACCAAAAGTTGacgttaaaatattgattacttaAATTTAAGAGCTAAGAGCTGAGATGGTCTGATTGATTTGGTGTAATGCAGTTTGTGCCTGAGGCACTGAAGTTTGTTTGATATCAATATTTTGTGCAACATAGTAAGGCatctaagttttaataaatttttaagggGCATAACATAAATTTTAGGGGAGAGTACTGAAATGTGCCTACAAAGTTTTACAGCGTatacattcgaaaaaaattgcctAATCTCATTATAAAACGAACTTTACGAGCTTTCATACAAAAAGCATCATTGCTGGGACTCTCTGGATTTCTAATAATAGTGTATATAATAATACTTATGTAAGTATTAAGTTTCGgttgaataaatttaacaatttgaacaatttttttataaaagaataagttAATAGTCAAAGCTTGTCCATATTATGTGTACACTTTATGTTTACCCTGATAGCAGGTCtttaaaaattcagtttttttcttCACATTTGAGTTTCTTGCTGAGAAATATCGGAACTGAAAGTGCTGAgcacggcgaaaaattcaagtCACAAGTAAAGATATAAGGGCAAGATTACCTCGGTTTCTGGGCCAAAGGAATGATGAGTGATTACTGTTAGTTCTTCTTGAGAAAGAAAAGTTCTCTAACTAACCAAGGAAAAAGCAAAGTATGTTACATAaccgattttaaatttaaaaaactacatactttttactttaaccggaataatttgtttatatacaaatatcgATTCTGTGTTGTCCaatgggtatttttttttcctcatcttttttatttattaaggcatttttttcatttacatctttaattttttctttagatttaagaaattaataaaaacgtaTTTTCTAAAATCGTTttcttatataaacacatattttttacaatgtatatggggcattctttctcaacgggagacccctatccatccaaaaatgtttttgacctagagagttctaatagggcttaaaatttagctctttttatctacttttcaatgcagagtggccaaaaacgaaattcaagatggctcattcaatatggctaaaaatgtaatcaaaattcttaaattcattctaataacctatgccaaaaaaattcatttcaacggaaAGAGTTGTACGAGGTCTCAAAATTTAGCTTATAAAGTTTACtttgaaatacaaaatgaaaaatttaaaaatccaagatggcggccacAACATGGtggctaattttttaaaactactcaaatccacttaaaatttattacttgGAGGATTTTTGGGTCGATTACAAATCTGGTGTTAgatttccaaatttcaaaatggcggatccaatatggcgaatgatttgtcaaaaatatttttaatttacattgaaTTTGTGTCTTGAAGGATTTTGTGGGTCGCTTAATACAAATGGGACTTTAAAAATccacaattaaaattatagctGCTTTGATACAATTGACAATTgacaattttactttttttttacaaactaaTTGAAGTTGGTTTGTTTTCTTGATACCTAATAGATTTGGAATCAGTTCCAATCATAACATTTTTCGTGTCTCGTGACATATCCcttgttttactttttgatcGCTACCATATGGCTGTAAGGTTGATTTTTCATAAACAGAACACTTTTGAATCTTTGCTTAATAACTTCATAAATTTCTTCTTGATTAAGTTAAAATTTtcggtttttaattaatttaaataaaaaatttatttgtaacaattcatcctgaatttttttttttttagctgaagTTAAGAATTTGATGAGTTTTTTGAGGTTTAGTTCGTTATTTTCATTGAAACCCAAGCAATTCTTTGATAAATTCATGTAAAAATGACAAATGATGGAAAATCAGTGGAACCAATTAACAATGTTActgttaaatttatattatctaatCTAACACCAGATTTGTAATCGACCCAAAAAACCTCcaagtaataaattttaagtggatttgagtagttttaaaaaattagccgCCATGTTgtggccgccatcttggatttttaaatttttcattttgtatttcaaaGTAAACTTTATAAGCTAAATTTTGAGACCTCGTACAACTCTttccgttgaaatgaatttttttggcataggttattagaatgaatttaatgaattttgattacatttttagccatattgaatgagccatcttgaatttcgtttttggccactctgcattgaaaagtagataaaaagagctaaattttaagccctattagaactctctaggtcaaaaacatttttggatggataggggtctcccgttgagaaagaatgccccatatataaaattttcatatatgtatgtatgtatgttcaatatttggaaaactaaactaaacaaaaactaattttttaaatatcctgAAAacgtttaatttcaataaaaatttgggcatAAACGAAATATAGCATTTAATATATCATTAGTTTTGATCGGTTAATTGATTTTTcagatattataaattttaatgagcAACCATTTTTCTTTAATCCAGGCCCTTTATTTTGGtgattttaatttgcataataTAATGtgatctattttatttttcttttgtttttatattatacgATTAAATTGTTCACCCTTCCCAGTTCATTCAAAAAACTTAATTGTGCTAAAGAATTGCCAAATCACAGTTGCCATGCCGCACAGCATCATGTTTAATTCCGCTATGATGCTAAAGTGGTTATTATATAGTGAATGCCCTTGATATTAATCTTTGaaggtttatttttaaatgcaaaatatttttaaacttatataatttatattaaatacataaatagatacatattaaatatataaaagcgaaaaaacaaaatttatatgttCCCCCATTACTCTTTGTCTTTGTCGCAATATACTTCCCTATTCAATGTGAAAGGCAAAAGTTTGTTTGCGTCGCTTTTACCACGAACTTTTGTTTGCCTCAACTAACGTTCTCAGAATAAACTCGTGTAAACTTACTTGTAAAAATCCAGCAGATACCAATATCGAGATCACATTATTCGCATCTAAATGTGGTAAACCTTCCGGGCCTTCAAATTCAGTTTTTCTAAAACCAGAGGCTTCTGCAGAATCTGTTAATTTCATCCACTTTATCAGCCAGTCGAATATCTGTATGTCGCAATGAACCGAAATGTCCATTTCATCAAGTTTTTGTCCAGCTGTTACCTCCGCAAAGTATCCCATTTGGTTTACTAGTAGCCTCTGCGAACAACTAAAATCTCGGTTAGAATTTTTATCCTCGTCGCATACATGAATAACAACTTCTGGTCTGAAATTTGTCCGAATGAATAATTATAGTGGAATAAATTATCGGATTAGTGTACtcttttttatctctttttgaAGTCACTAGCTTCCTTATAGGCTTGACATCATCCTGAATTATTTGGCAATGGGATCCATTTGTTGCAATACTGCTTTCAATTTCGTTAATTTTGGTGTTGCAATTATATACAGACTCTGAGTTGTCCAAAGGagtaactttagaaataaatagttCTTTTTTATGTTTAGGTTTCATGTAACGTGGAAAGGATGCTGGCACTGGTATTGGACAAATGAAAGATAGCACTGAGTCAACCATGCCTTCATTTACAATGTAgtccaattttttatataatttcgcCTGCACATTTTCGCCCTGCATTAGTCCAATAGCCAACTCAACAGTGCTTCGTCTTTGAAAAAGTTCTTCATCAATTTTAGAACTATTATTACAATGGCCGCTATCCTTCATAGCCTTcatctgaaatattttattttgaaaatgtctacctaaaatagttattatttaccatattttCTAAATTGTATCCATCATTCGTGATAACTGAATGAAAATCTTCTGATATATTTTTCCCCAATTGTCTTTGTTGATTAGTTTGCACTGATATAACATCATTTACGTGACAAGAAACtttcatgaaatttaaaaatttattaaaactaatttcttctTCAACTCCTGCATCTGAATTGCTTGTGGAAACTGGTTGaattaaattagttttaaaagaaGATTGCTCGTCTACATTTTCTTGGTATATCCCTTTTTCTAGTCTTCTGGAATTCATAACTCAACTTTGTCGGTATTGGTTATATGCACGATTAATTTGGAAAAGTATTAGTCACATTTTgagcaaaataaacaaacatcgTTTCCCTTGGAGATTTTAGAATACTAAgctaataaaaattgattttcaatgGTGTAAACCTTTTTCCCTATGAACTATAGTGTAATAAACCGGATAACAAATACACAAGCatatgtttaatttatttaaaaataagtcaATAGGACCTATTtgtcaatttgaaattttttataaaaatcttcaACAGTAGAGGAACCGTCAGCCGTGTCCAGGAGAGTGCTTTTACAACAACTTGTTGGTTGTCCACAGATAGTTGGAACAAATAAATGATTCAATAATACAAGGTTGTCGTCCTCGTCCGCAGCTTTCTCGTCCCCACATAAAAATGGGCTTCTTTGATCAACAATGTTGCTAACTGCTAAGTTTTCcgttattatattgtataagcaatagtaaaatgcaaaatattcatACTAAAAATTCGTTGGAAACACATATTTGTTCgtgttattaacttttttctcaaTCGTTCACATTTTGTTTTCTGATTACGTGAAAATCGGTaagattttaacaaaattatccaattttaaaattcaataacaattttttcttttcacgtATGAAGAAGTTCGAAATTACACAAAATCATAGCTTAGATGGCTTGGATGTGAGCGGTGAAAATGTAACTGTGGGTGAATTTATTAATGCTTTCAATTGCAATTCCAGGTCGCCGCAATCTCATAGAATTTGGTAATCTGGCGCTCGTGGATACATGTGAAGAACTGGAGGGTGGTAAATGGCAAAAAGGAGATATGGCAAGTAAAAGTATAAAACACAATGCTTGTTCTCATTGGATAAAGGTATTAAGTAAATAGTTATTTGGTGAAATTGAGAAAAAGCTATGTAAACTTTAGCCTTGATTGCAAGCGTTGTTCTTGATCCTTTTCAGGCGCTTTGTCGTTAAAAACTCGTTATTATGTCGCTAAAACTAAATGAGTTTGTGCGACATTACTTGATATTTTGTCCATTCCTTACTTCAAGTCGTCGCTCGCGGCTTGCAGACTACTACACATCTGGAATTCTATTTGAATTGGTGTTGACGATGAAATGTTCTTAATTAGATCGAAGGAGGACGATGATGCACTGACCGAATTAGAGAATGGAGATTGACACTTCCACTTTTATTGCTTACAGgtttacccaaaaaaattaattctaataaaataccaaaaaaaaaaaaatttttaatattatacacAAGAAACAATATTACATCTtacataatgtaaaataaaagaaggaTTAAAAATGCGATTAGTTTCACTTTAGCTTTGATAGATAT is from Anastrepha ludens isolate Willacy chromosome 4, idAnaLude1.1, whole genome shotgun sequence and encodes:
- the LOC128859817 gene encoding SANT and BTB domain regulator of class switch recombination isoform X2 codes for the protein MKAMKDSGHCNNSSKIDEELFQRRSTVELAIGLMQGENVQAKLYKKLDYIVNEGMVDSVLSFICPIPVPASFPRYMKPKHKKELFISKVTPLDNSESVYNCNTKINEIESSIATNGSHCQIIQDDVKPIRKLVTSKRDKKEPEVVIHVCDEDKNSNRDFSCSQRLLVNQMGYFAEVTAGQKLDEMDISVHCDIQIFDWLIKWMKLTDSAEASGFRKTEFEGPEGLPHLDANNVISILVSAGFLQMEPLVIECLSFCHARLCDVVRSSINLSRLNDSIITRLAAMFTNLELEMVRDKKERLAPRLWIKLIQSLCEPEPEALRGHFYSLAGLFRCSKCGEHLTNTFRSYIACQPNNTRLTRWGQLSSGHVRDSLWNINNFIAHIFKERRSWRHVYWKLWGHCHFLYCYICERHFPVYKMTWCRFHPSSPNYLESITEDFITSPIGRYPCCGKKAYRFEVFPEANGCQFRDHSVVAENERERQILQIMKVIYKDGIICDPPAEDVLSARITPCWIGLPLTPQHCRQGLLPSMNAGELTKQIVRRLGQDGTSFIDESCSDCSDSDSTTENTDRLIQKDNRIYYEIEFSSDGCESEQTELEALRIKKLKKKPSHNSGRYWCGELSARSNQDHQREYEEKAIKNMILRMNKNNGLEQNLLPGGPVGGFYVRLETEWRDQLKHRSLPNLTNSFSISGFGKFKYK
- the LOC128859817 gene encoding SANT and BTB domain regulator of class switch recombination isoform X1, translated to MNSRRLEKGIYQENVDEQSSFKTNLIQPVSTSNSDAGVEEEISFNKFLNFMKVSCHVNDVISVQTNQQRQLGKNISEDFHSVITNDGYNLENMMKAMKDSGHCNNSSKIDEELFQRRSTVELAIGLMQGENVQAKLYKKLDYIVNEGMVDSVLSFICPIPVPASFPRYMKPKHKKELFISKVTPLDNSESVYNCNTKINEIESSIATNGSHCQIIQDDVKPIRKLVTSKRDKKEPEVVIHVCDEDKNSNRDFSCSQRLLVNQMGYFAEVTAGQKLDEMDISVHCDIQIFDWLIKWMKLTDSAEASGFRKTEFEGPEGLPHLDANNVISILVSAGFLQMEPLVIECLSFCHARLCDVVRSSINLSRLNDSIITRLAAMFTNLELEMVRDKKERLAPRLWIKLIQSLCEPEPEALRGHFYSLAGLFRCSKCGEHLTNTFRSYIACQPNNTRLTRWGQLSSGHVRDSLWNINNFIAHIFKERRSWRHVYWKLWGHCHFLYCYICERHFPVYKMTWCRFHPSSPNYLESITEDFITSPIGRYPCCGKKAYRFEVFPEANGCQFRDHSVVAENERERQILQIMKVIYKDGIICDPPAEDVLSARITPCWIGLPLTPQHCRQGLLPSMNAGELTKQIVRRLGQDGTSFIDESCSDCSDSDSTTENTDRLIQKDNRIYYEIEFSSDGCESEQTELEALRIKKLKKKPSHNSGRYWCGELSARSNQDHQREYEEKAIKNMILRMNKNNGLEQNLLPGGPVGGFYVRLETEWRDQLKHRSLPNLTNSFSISGFGKFKYK